In Mercenaria mercenaria strain notata chromosome 14, MADL_Memer_1, whole genome shotgun sequence, the following are encoded in one genomic region:
- the LOC123541508 gene encoding uncharacterized protein LOC123541508, which produces MPKSNLRKGAKIDYKKMNEGGAEYDIEPSHSSGISPPKLETVKSTEARLSSSSSLIEEIPSDDDEELQKLNAEYEQLSQEQAKLLKLREKEEMRQKLQKKREEVAALKQEFRRVIIVGDSIVKNLPPIEGVKVQAFPGATIGKLSFLVSKKQVSLYDSNFIILHIGTNNIANQNALNSLASDFTNLIAAIRKENASIRIIVSSILPRPVDHSCSDKKIREFNHFLEDRVTHLADANLP; this is translated from the exons ATGCCAAAGTCAAATCTACGAAAAGGCGCCAAAATTGACTATAAGAAGATGAATGAAGGGGGCGCAGAATATGACATTGAACCGTCACATAGTTCAGGTATCAGTCCACCAAAACTTGAAACGGTGAAAAGTACAGAAGCACGACTTTCGTCTTCTAGTAGTCTAATAGAAGAAATTCCTTCGGATGACGATGAAGAACTACAGAAATTGAATGCAGAATATGAGCAGTTATCCCAGGAGCAGGCCAAACTTCTCAAATTACGTGAAAAGGAGGAAATGCGCCAGAAATTACAAAAGAAGAGAGAGGAGGTCGCAGCGTTAAAACAAG AATTCCGAAGGGTTATTATAGTGGGAGACTCCATTGTTAAAAATCTACCACCGATTGAGGGAGTTAAAGTTCAAGCCTTTCCGGGTGCAACTATTGGCAAATTGTCATTTCTTGTGAGCAAGAAACAAGTATCTTTGTATGatagtaattttattattttacacatAGGTACAAACAACATAGCTAATCAAAATGCATTAAACTCTTTGGCTTCGGATTTTACCAATTTAATAGCGGCTATCAGGAAAGAAAACGCTTCTATTAGAATTATAGTATCTTCTATCCTTCCTCGACCGGTGGATCATTCATGCTCTGATAAGAAAATTAGAGAATTTAATCATTTTCTGGAAGAT agggtgACTCATTTAGCTGACGctaatcttccatga